From the genome of Chiloscyllium plagiosum isolate BGI_BamShark_2017 chromosome 29, ASM401019v2, whole genome shotgun sequence, one region includes:
- the LOC122564368 gene encoding E3 ubiquitin-protein ligase NHLRC1-like translates to MSSAGSERQQPRGLIRDIELHVLECKVCFERFGSNPGRRPCGLPCGHAVCWPCAWALSRTATAPGGQLECPFCRWSGPVSRAADCLPLLQLAELVSAAAAGAGAAQPLRPGECPAELRSVFGGWGELLNPRGLAVCSHSGALAVVQDGEQWLRLLERSGGPLPGPGPGPGPSADEPPIYPLDVAVAGGGRLLAVTDAGDRSVKVFARGPGGRLQLLLTEGGFGLPWGLDSGSEPERLALTDWARGSLLLLELQPPGGRASLRRERVCHGLCHPREVAVSRQDGCIHVVEHPGPRGGGRRLKTFNSRGQLLRQVDGLGRSPGAGLGISGIAVDGQGNVLLADGDSGTVLWMGGPDKRQGRSLIERGLVRPVALAWADGHTLMVLDAGDHTLKVYTVH, encoded by the coding sequence ATGAGTAGCGCCGGCTCCGAGAGGCAGCAGCCCCGAGGCCTGATCAGGGACATCGAGCTGCATGTGCTCGAGTGTAAGGTGTGCTTCGAGAGGTTCGGCAGCAACCCGGGCCGCCGGCCGTGCGGCCTACCGTGCGGCCACGCCGTGTGCTGGCCCTGCGCCTGGGCCTTGTCCCGCACCGCGACCGCGCCCGGGGGGCAGCTCGAGTGCCCGTTCTGCCGCTGGAGCGGGCCCGTGTCCCGGGCCGCTGACTGCCTCCCCCTGCTGCAGCTGGCCGAGCTGGTGTCCGCCGCGGCGGCGGGGGCGGGGGCCGCCCAGCCCCTCAGGCCCGGGGAGTGCCCGGCGGAGCTCCGCTCCGTGTTCGGGGGCTGGGGTGAGCTGCTCAACCCCCGGGGCCTGGCGGTCTGCTCTCACTCCGGGGCCCTGGCTGTGGTCCAGGACGGCGAGCAGTGGCTGCGGCTCCTGGAGCGGAGCGGGGGCCCGCTGCCGGGTCCGGGTCCAGGCCCCGGCCCCAGTGCGGACGAGCCGCCCATCTACCCGCTGGACGTGGCGGTGGCCGGTGGCGGGCGGCTGCTGGCGGTGACGGACGCCGGGGACAGGTCGGTGAAGGTGTTCGCCCGCGGGCCGGGCGGCCGCCTCCAGCTGCTGTTGACTGAAGGCGGTTTCGGCCTCCCCTGGGGCCTGGACAGCGGCTCGGAGCCCGAGCGCTTGGCGCTGACCGACTGGGCCCGGGGCTCGCTGCTGCTGCTCGAGCTGCAGCCGCCCGGCGGGAGAGCGTCCCTCCGGCGGGAGAGAGTCTGTCACGGGCTCTGCCACCCCCGGGAGGTGGCGGTCAGCCGGCAGGACGGCTGCATCCACGTCGTGGAGCATCCCGGGCCCAGGGGTGGGGGCCGGCGCCTGAAGACCTTCAACAGCCGGGGGCAGCTGCTCCGTCAGGTGGACGGCCTGGGCCGGAGCCCCGGTGCCGGCCTCGGCATCTCCGGTATCGCCGTGGACGGGCAAGGCAACGTGCTGCTCGCCGACGGGGACAGCGGCACCGTGCTGTGGATGGGCGGCCCGGACAAGCGGCAAGGCCGCAGCCTCATCGAGCGGGGCCTAGTCAGGCCTGTGGCCTTGGCCTGGGCTGATGGTCACACCCTGATGGTGCTGGACGCTGGAGATCACACCCTGAAAGTGTACACGGTCCATTAA